The Brasilonema sennae CENA114 genome includes a region encoding these proteins:
- a CDS encoding mechanosensitive ion channel family protein, with amino-acid sequence MSNVSFSNDWHIWAIIVGLGFPLLVVLLGEIIYHLQKRNRPLAGTLRVVKNLVLPVLMLMILITNVLKLDVKGNFPKLVATLFWISVIYASLSLFNVILFEQAEANTWRARMPKLLIDLSRLFLVLVGSMIVLAAVWGTDLAGLATGLGVSSIVIGLALQDTLGSIMSGIALLLERPFSVGDWLRIGNSEGEGEAIEGQVIDINWRSVRLLNLQHQVIVVPHQFIGKQIIHNYSQPERIYNQRINIGFSYDCPPNLVKQVLKSTALATQGILAEPEPESKTTSYDETAIVYEVEFFIKNFEDVEQILDRFMTRVWYAAQRNNLTLHRYRYEYAVETTDKADSASSKLAQSLHSIPGFMPLAREAKNLDDLAKGTILQQFGTGEKVIRQGEPGNALYIIIAGQALVTVTNKFGKEKEVMTILRGEFFGEMALFTGEPSPVSITAVDDLQVLVIYSDAVNTMIERQPSLGREIGQIIEARSKAVSIAQL; translated from the coding sequence ATGAGTAATGTAAGCTTTTCAAACGACTGGCATATCTGGGCGATCATTGTCGGATTAGGTTTCCCACTCCTGGTCGTTTTACTAGGAGAGATTATTTATCATCTACAAAAGCGCAACAGACCGCTGGCAGGTACCTTGCGGGTTGTGAAAAACCTCGTTCTGCCCGTCTTAATGCTGATGATTTTAATCACAAATGTCCTGAAGCTTGATGTTAAGGGGAATTTTCCCAAGCTTGTCGCAACGCTGTTTTGGATATCTGTGATCTACGCTTCTCTCTCGCTGTTTAATGTCATTTTGTTTGAACAAGCAGAGGCGAATACATGGCGGGCAAGGATGCCCAAACTGCTAATCGACCTTTCTCGGCTGTTTTTGGTGCTTGTGGGAAGCATGATCGTGCTAGCAGCAGTGTGGGGTACAGATTTGGCTGGTCTTGCTACCGGATTAGGCGTTAGCTCAATTGTGATCGGTTTGGCGCTTCAGGATACATTGGGTAGCATCATGTCTGGCATTGCGCTGCTTCTCGAACGCCCCTTCAGCGTGGGTGATTGGTTGCGCATTGGGAATAGCGAAGGCGAAGGCGAAGCGATCGAAGGGCAAGTCATTGATATCAATTGGCGATCTGTTCGCCTGCTAAATCTCCAACACCAGGTGATTGTCGTTCCTCATCAGTTCATTGGAAAACAAATAATCCATAATTACAGCCAACCCGAACGCATTTATAACCAACGCATTAATATTGGCTTCTCCTACGATTGTCCTCCTAACCTCGTGAAGCAGGTACTAAAAAGTACAGCTCTGGCTACACAGGGCATATTAGCCGAACCCGAACCAGAGAGCAAAACCACATCCTATGATGAGACTGCAATTGTTTATGAGGTGGAGTTCTTTATAAAAAACTTTGAGGATGTGGAGCAGATACTGGATAGATTTATGACGCGAGTCTGGTACGCAGCGCAGCGAAACAACCTAACGCTACATCGTTATCGATACGAGTATGCTGTGGAAACTACTGACAAGGCAGATAGCGCTTCAAGTAAATTAGCCCAAAGCCTGCACTCAATTCCCGGATTTATGCCTTTAGCTCGTGAGGCAAAAAATTTGGATGACTTAGCCAAGGGGACTATCTTACAACAGTTCGGTACTGGCGAGAAAGTCATCCGGCAGGGCGAGCCTGGTAATGCTTTGTACATTATTATTGCAGGTCAAGCTTTAGTCACCGTCACGAACAAGTTTGGCAAAGAAAAAGAGGTCATGACTATCTTGCGTGGTGAGTTCTTTGGCGAGATGGCACTATTTACTGGGGAACCGAGTCCAGTATCAATCACCGCTGTTGACGATTTGCAAGTTCTTGTCATCTACTCTGATGCTGTAAATACCATGATTGAACGCCAACCAAGCTTGGGGCGTGAGATAGGTCAAATTATAGAAGCGCGAAGCAAAGCCGTCAGTATCGCTCAACTCTGA
- a CDS encoding TonB-dependent receptor plug domain-containing protein: MLNILFNCRCAVKVVVSSMSAMTTLILWNYAVCAGEIAQPEKIAQSISPPTNEQEPPIEITVTGKVLNQPVFSPFRREGTVKDSTRPVYVITGEEMEAQGARTVREALRFLPGILPDGTVGTEVNALSGQFIRGSNSEQVLILLDGRPINNLGGGGFDLSEITTNNIERVEVLPGGGSTLYGSDAVGGVINIITRRPTEKVTTQAGVTLGAYGLNEQTIQNSGKIGDISWVVGYNRTEADNNYPFSIPEANFEGTRKNNDTLYNNFNVKLEANLGKRNTLTVSSLYLNKNQGVPGGVPIPEPQFGQGYFNSLTDNNRKYTDQVLTDLTWNSKLGGGNDSLITARVYADFLNTRFENRSGTLSSQRRFDNEQTSYGIQTQHSWKFAKNQTLVYGFDYRNTSARNSTFNYSTEQQTLSYDDSLDQGALFARYEINFTPSFSVNLGLRQDFSSLADGSFTSPSVGARWTISDSTNLRANYIRNFRAPTLFNLYARGSTFVGNPNLKSENGDSYDIGIDQKLWDFGLLRLTFFSNTISDLIAYNFAVPVATYENIGLVRTTGIEAALNVQLAKNVYAFANDTLNDPRIKESVNSAEKDKELRFAGADSLNLGISYETPQGLYAGILMHSLGSYPTNNTNTESLSGYTTFDFKTRIPLSDNLVLTGSVDNILNQRYQLFPGFPDAGRVFQVGLNATF; encoded by the coding sequence ATGCTAAATATTCTTTTTAATTGCCGTTGTGCGGTAAAAGTCGTTGTGTCTAGTATGAGTGCAATGACGACTTTGATATTGTGGAACTATGCTGTGTGTGCTGGAGAAATTGCACAACCAGAAAAAATAGCACAAAGCATAAGTCCGCCAACAAATGAACAAGAACCCCCTATTGAAATTACAGTCACAGGTAAAGTGTTGAATCAGCCTGTTTTCTCTCCCTTTCGTCGAGAGGGGACAGTGAAAGATTCTACCCGTCCAGTCTACGTCATTACAGGTGAAGAAATGGAAGCGCAGGGTGCGCGAACCGTCAGAGAAGCGCTACGATTTCTCCCCGGAATCTTACCTGATGGAACAGTAGGGACAGAAGTGAACGCATTAAGCGGTCAATTTATCCGGGGTTCTAACTCCGAACAAGTATTGATTTTACTAGATGGGAGACCGATTAATAATCTTGGTGGCGGTGGTTTTGACCTTTCAGAAATCACCACAAACAACATTGAACGAGTAGAAGTTTTACCTGGAGGAGGTTCCACCCTATACGGTTCCGATGCGGTGGGTGGAGTGATTAACATTATTACTCGTCGTCCGACAGAGAAAGTGACAACACAAGCGGGAGTGACTCTGGGTGCGTACGGACTCAATGAACAGACTATCCAGAATAGCGGGAAAATAGGTGATATTTCTTGGGTTGTGGGATATAACCGCACCGAAGCAGATAACAATTATCCTTTTTCCATCCCAGAAGCCAACTTTGAAGGAACCAGGAAAAACAATGACACTCTCTACAACAACTTTAATGTTAAGTTGGAGGCGAATTTAGGAAAACGCAATACTCTTACTGTCTCAAGCCTATACTTAAACAAAAATCAAGGAGTTCCAGGAGGAGTCCCCATACCCGAACCTCAGTTTGGACAAGGTTATTTTAACTCCTTGACTGACAACAATCGCAAATACACAGACCAAGTTCTCACCGATTTAACCTGGAACTCAAAACTAGGAGGAGGAAACGATTCCCTAATCACAGCAAGAGTTTACGCCGATTTTCTCAATACTCGTTTTGAGAATCGTAGTGGGACACTTTCATCCCAGCGACGATTTGATAACGAGCAAACCTCTTACGGAATTCAAACACAACACAGTTGGAAATTTGCGAAAAATCAAACCTTAGTCTACGGTTTTGATTACCGCAACACTTCAGCACGTAACAGCACCTTCAACTATTCCACTGAACAACAAACCCTCAGCTACGACGATAGCCTTGATCAAGGAGCGCTTTTTGCCAGATATGAAATCAACTTTACTCCTAGCTTCAGTGTCAATTTAGGCTTACGCCAAGATTTTAGTTCTTTAGCAGATGGCTCTTTTACATCACCTAGTGTAGGCGCACGCTGGACAATTTCTGACTCCACTAACCTTAGAGCTAACTATATCAGGAATTTCCGCGCACCGACTCTTTTCAATTTATATGCAAGAGGTTCTACTTTCGTTGGTAATCCGAATTTGAAATCAGAAAATGGTGATAGTTATGATATAGGAATTGACCAAAAGCTATGGGATTTTGGTTTATTGCGCTTAACCTTTTTCAGCAATACAATATCAGATTTAATTGCCTATAACTTTGCTGTTCCCGTAGCCACATATGAGAACATTGGCTTAGTTCGCACTACGGGAATTGAAGCTGCTTTGAATGTACAACTGGCGAAAAATGTCTATGCCTTTGCCAATGATACACTCAATGATCCACGCATTAAAGAGAGCGTCAACTCTGCCGAAAAAGACAAAGAATTAAGATTTGCAGGTGCAGATAGTTTAAATTTGGGAATTTCTTATGAAACACCTCAAGGCTTATATGCAGGAATACTCATGCACTCCCTCGGTTCATATCCTACCAACAATACCAACACAGAATCTTTGTCCGGGTATACGACTTTTGATTTCAAAACACGAATTCCGCTGAGTGATAACTTGGTACTGACTGGTAGTGTAGACAATATCTTGAATCAGAGATACCAGTTATTTCCAGGCTTTCCCGATGCAGGGAGAGTTTTTCAAGTAGGTTTAAATGCCACATTTTAG
- a CDS encoding ABC transporter substrate-binding protein, whose product MRIRIFRQAKLFAFFCQFLLVAVLAIACHSTTTPHTLSTDIKECAQAYNPNTDYFPEKVTVNYATGFEVEYYKNYKVVTVKNPWRDAQVNFQYILVQCGTPPPTGFNQNQVITVPINTVVSLSTTHLPHLAKLGVVDKLIGVSDSKQVNTPEVVEKIKEGKITKVGNNASLNVEQLLELNPNLVMTYGTGDKQTDNYPKIQEAGLKVAINAEYMENSPLGRSEWLKFTALFFNQEKVAQKIFDETVKKYQAIAAKAQSVKNRPTVFVGFNFKGIWYMPGGNSYVAKFLADAGSDYLWNNKKSSGSLPLSFETILERAANADYWLNSSQSWKNLKDLRDQDNRYTDFQAVQKGNVYNNNARINETGGNDYWEGGISNPDVVLSDLIRIFHPEILPNHQLVYYQKLS is encoded by the coding sequence ATGAGAATTAGAATATTTCGTCAAGCTAAATTGTTCGCTTTTTTCTGTCAGTTTTTGTTGGTTGCTGTTTTGGCGATCGCTTGTCACAGCACCACAACTCCTCACACTCTATCAACAGACATCAAAGAATGCGCTCAAGCTTATAATCCAAACACCGACTACTTTCCGGAAAAAGTAACCGTCAATTATGCCACAGGTTTTGAGGTGGAATATTACAAAAACTATAAGGTTGTGACAGTAAAAAATCCCTGGCGTGATGCACAAGTCAATTTTCAATATATTTTAGTGCAATGCGGGACACCTCCACCAACAGGATTTAACCAAAACCAAGTTATTACAGTACCTATAAATACCGTTGTCTCTCTTTCTACGACTCATTTGCCACATTTAGCAAAGTTAGGAGTTGTAGATAAACTCATTGGTGTGAGTGATAGCAAACAAGTCAATACACCAGAAGTAGTAGAAAAAATTAAAGAAGGTAAAATAACAAAAGTAGGAAATAATGCTAGTCTAAATGTTGAGCAATTACTAGAACTCAATCCTAACTTAGTAATGACTTATGGTACAGGAGACAAACAAACAGATAATTATCCTAAAATTCAAGAAGCTGGTTTAAAAGTGGCGATCAATGCCGAATATATGGAAAATTCTCCCCTAGGAAGAAGTGAATGGCTCAAGTTTACGGCTTTGTTTTTTAATCAAGAGAAAGTAGCCCAAAAAATCTTTGATGAAACTGTCAAAAAATATCAAGCTATAGCCGCCAAAGCACAATCTGTCAAAAATCGTCCGACTGTGTTTGTCGGATTCAACTTTAAAGGTATCTGGTATATGCCAGGGGGTAATAGTTATGTCGCCAAATTTTTAGCTGACGCCGGAAGTGATTATCTCTGGAATAACAAGAAATCATCTGGTAGTCTTCCCCTATCATTTGAAACTATTTTAGAACGTGCTGCCAACGCTGACTACTGGCTAAATTCCAGTCAATCTTGGAAAAATTTAAAAGATTTACGGGATCAAGACAATCGTTATACTGATTTTCAAGCAGTACAGAAAGGAAACGTTTATAATAACAATGCCCGTATCAATGAGACTGGTGGCAACGATTACTGGGAAGGTGGAATTAGTAACCCTGATGTCGTTTTATCCGACTTAATTAGGATTTTCCATCCAGAAATATTACCAAATCACCAGTTAGTTTACTATCAAAAACTCAGCTAA
- a CDS encoding MBOAT family O-acyltransferase, with amino-acid sequence MNFISILYGLFLLSVLGIYWSVAQQKLRLWTLLLASLVFYASLQVHYIPLLLVLTFFNFRIGKEIDEKTIPHPHFSEWQYSEQEWYFAQIDWNHRRLKLLWLGIISNVFLLLIFKYLLPFLEFFYPSIITLSADSFKLITPLGISFFTFECIAYLVDVYRGAPATQEFLQFAAYKFFFAKLISGPITGFHSLANEFKNFRLLTPDIVAEGLWLIARGAVKKVIIADHLGIFVDLCFGNLQRAGSTDLWLATFAYGFQLYLDFSGYVDIARGSALLFGVVLPENFDFPYFSTSIADFWRRWHITLGDWLRNYLYFPLGGSRQGLDRTCLNLMIIMLIAGIWHGAGLGFVVWGVFHGLALAVHRFTDVISDRFEDLENFWQQPLGTVLAWLLTQFMVFTSWIWFRLPNLEDSSFVFQHLWGFSANEQFAQKVYVDALNITQYQLAILLVVLYIAMALVYIFNRTLKLQLIWPLKLVFVPLCFYSVLLLAPEGSLPYIYFDF; translated from the coding sequence ATGAACTTTATTTCAATTCTATACGGGTTATTTTTGCTGAGTGTCCTGGGAATTTATTGGTCTGTGGCACAACAAAAGTTGCGGTTATGGACGTTGCTACTTGCTAGCCTAGTTTTTTACGCATCTTTGCAAGTTCATTACATCCCGTTACTACTAGTACTCACTTTTTTTAATTTTCGTATTGGAAAAGAAATTGATGAAAAAACGATACCACATCCCCATTTTTCAGAGTGGCAATATTCTGAACAAGAATGGTATTTCGCTCAAATTGATTGGAACCATCGCCGTCTCAAGCTTTTGTGGTTAGGTATAATTTCTAATGTTTTTTTACTACTGATATTCAAATATTTACTACCTTTCTTAGAATTCTTTTACCCGAGTATTATCACTTTATCTGCTGACTCTTTTAAACTGATTACCCCTTTGGGAATTTCATTTTTTACCTTTGAGTGTATTGCATATTTAGTTGATGTCTACCGTGGCGCACCCGCTACTCAGGAGTTTCTTCAATTTGCCGCATACAAGTTTTTCTTTGCCAAACTGATTTCAGGTCCAATTACTGGTTTTCACAGCTTAGCGAATGAATTCAAAAATTTCCGCTTGCTAACTCCTGATATTGTGGCAGAGGGACTATGGCTTATTGCTAGGGGTGCAGTCAAAAAAGTGATTATAGCAGACCATTTGGGAATTTTTGTTGACTTATGTTTTGGGAACTTGCAAAGGGCGGGTAGCACAGATTTGTGGTTAGCAACTTTTGCTTACGGCTTCCAGTTGTATCTGGATTTCAGTGGTTACGTGGATATTGCCCGTGGAAGTGCTTTGCTATTTGGGGTGGTTTTACCGGAAAATTTTGACTTTCCCTACTTCAGTACGAGTATTGCTGACTTTTGGCGGCGCTGGCACATCACTCTAGGAGATTGGCTGCGTAATTACCTGTACTTTCCTTTGGGTGGTTCTCGCCAAGGATTAGATCGGACCTGCCTTAATTTAATGATTATCATGCTGATTGCAGGTATTTGGCACGGTGCAGGATTGGGTTTTGTGGTTTGGGGGGTTTTTCACGGATTAGCTTTGGCTGTTCATCGTTTCACTGATGTTATCAGCGATCGCTTTGAAGATCTGGAAAATTTCTGGCAACAACCATTGGGTACAGTTTTGGCTTGGCTACTTACGCAATTTATGGTTTTCACCTCTTGGATTTGGTTCCGCTTGCCCAACCTTGAAGATTCCTCTTTTGTATTTCAGCATCTTTGGGGTTTTTCTGCCAATGAGCAATTTGCTCAAAAGGTGTACGTTGATGCCTTAAACATAACTCAATACCAACTGGCAATTTTGCTAGTCGTTCTATATATTGCAATGGCTCTTGTCTACATTTTTAACCGAACATTGAAGTTACAGTTGATCTGGCCTCTAAAGCTTGTTTTCGTACCTTTGTGTTTCTACAGTGTTTTGTTACTCGCTCCTGAAGGCAGTTTACCTTACATATATTTTGACTTCTAA
- the psbA gene encoding photosystem II q(b) protein, whose amino-acid sequence MTTTIQRRESGNVWERFCQWITSTENRVYVGWFGVLMVPTLLSATICFIIAFIAAPPVDIDGIREPVAGSLIYGNNIISGAVVPSSNAIGLHFYPIWEAASLDEWLYNGGPYQLVAFHFLIGIFCWLGRQWELSYRLGMRPWICVAYSAPVAAATSVFLIYPLGQGSFSDGMPLGIAGTFNFMLVFQAEHNILMHPFHMLGVAGVFGGSLFSAMHGSLVTSSLVRETTETESQNYGYVFGQEEETYNIVAAHGYFGRLIFQYASFNNSRSLHFFLAAWPVIGIWFTALGISTMAFNLNGFNFNQSLIDSQGRVIGSWADVLNRANLGMEVMHERNAHNFPLDLASTEVAPVALSAPAING is encoded by the coding sequence ATGACCACAACAATACAACGTCGCGAAAGCGGTAACGTATGGGAGCGGTTCTGCCAGTGGATCACCTCCACGGAAAATCGCGTATATGTAGGTTGGTTCGGTGTACTGATGGTTCCCACCCTCCTCTCCGCTACCATCTGTTTCATCATCGCTTTTATCGCAGCACCTCCCGTTGACATCGACGGAATCCGTGAGCCAGTTGCAGGTTCCTTAATCTATGGAAACAACATCATCTCTGGTGCTGTTGTTCCTTCCTCCAACGCCATCGGCTTGCACTTCTACCCCATCTGGGAAGCAGCTTCCTTAGATGAGTGGTTGTACAACGGTGGTCCATACCAGCTCGTCGCATTCCACTTCCTTATTGGCATATTCTGCTGGTTAGGTCGTCAGTGGGAGTTATCCTACCGCTTAGGTATGCGTCCCTGGATTTGCGTAGCTTACTCTGCACCTGTTGCAGCAGCAACCTCCGTATTCCTGATTTACCCCCTCGGACAAGGTTCCTTCTCTGATGGTATGCCTCTGGGTATTGCTGGAACCTTCAACTTCATGTTGGTGTTCCAAGCAGAGCACAACATCTTGATGCACCCCTTCCACATGCTCGGCGTTGCAGGTGTCTTCGGTGGTTCACTGTTCAGTGCAATGCACGGTTCTTTGGTCACCTCCTCCTTGGTTCGTGAAACAACCGAAACCGAATCTCAGAACTACGGTTACGTCTTCGGTCAAGAAGAAGAAACCTACAACATCGTTGCTGCTCACGGCTACTTTGGTCGCTTAATCTTCCAATACGCTTCCTTTAACAACAGCCGCAGCTTGCACTTCTTCCTGGCTGCATGGCCTGTCATCGGTATCTGGTTTACCGCCCTGGGCATCAGTACAATGGCATTCAACCTCAACGGTTTCAACTTCAACCAATCGTTGATTGATTCTCAAGGTCGTGTGATTGGTTCTTGGGCAGATGTGCTCAACCGCGCTAACTTGGGTATGGAAGTAATGCACGAGCGTAACGCTCACAACTTCCCCCTCGACTTAGCTAGCACAGAAGTTGCTCCAGTAGCACTTTCTGCTCCTGCGATCAACGGCTAA
- a CDS encoding (2Fe-2S) ferredoxin domain-containing protein translates to MSQFHPWVTPLNRVIKEPSLTGGYIEHEDFDCNCDVLSSLLYTLFQQNWHQVGVGHIVQGGVLELEFPAAPKICILYDGYLTVVTESWHLHLCIEANLGGPHCKTPLELRKQRQVSRAAFYRRFNAEGIPRSWGIDFWNGASENLMTIFLPNPYVEGENLLPEGKPNLTKLELYHELRDIYVLGKKPIPFDKNPLKHAYISVCTSSRCLPSQNWKPTFNELKAAVEKTGLDVEVRTSGCLEVCKLGPVVFYSEDRTWYTRVKPEVVETIVNQHLVEGKKVTVHCYPPESVEKK, encoded by the coding sequence ATGAGTCAATTTCATCCTTGGGTAACACCATTAAACCGTGTCATCAAAGAACCTTCCCTAACAGGAGGATACATTGAACATGAAGATTTCGATTGCAATTGTGACGTTTTATCATCACTACTTTACACCTTATTTCAGCAAAATTGGCATCAAGTAGGAGTAGGACACATTGTACAAGGTGGTGTGTTGGAACTAGAATTTCCTGCAGCACCCAAAATTTGTATTCTTTATGATGGATATCTGACAGTCGTCACAGAAAGTTGGCATCTTCACTTATGTATTGAAGCAAATTTAGGTGGTCCCCATTGTAAAACACCATTAGAATTAAGGAAACAACGTCAAGTCAGTCGTGCTGCTTTTTATCGACGGTTTAATGCAGAAGGAATCCCCAGAAGTTGGGGAATTGATTTCTGGAATGGTGCAAGTGAAAATTTGATGACTATCTTCTTGCCTAATCCTTATGTCGAGGGAGAAAACTTATTACCGGAAGGTAAACCGAACTTAACAAAATTAGAGCTTTACCATGAACTACGGGATATTTATGTGTTGGGTAAAAAGCCGATACCGTTTGATAAAAATCCCCTAAAACATGCTTACATATCTGTTTGTACTTCTAGCCGTTGTCTCCCTTCCCAAAATTGGAAACCTACTTTTAATGAGCTAAAAGCAGCAGTTGAAAAAACAGGTTTGGATGTGGAAGTCAGAACTTCTGGCTGTCTGGAAGTTTGCAAACTTGGTCCAGTTGTGTTTTATTCAGAGGATAGGACTTGGTATACTCGCGTCAAACCAGAGGTGGTTGAAACTATTGTTAATCAACATCTGGTTGAAGGTAAGAAAGTGACTGTACATTGCTATCCTCCAGAGTCTGTTGAAAAAAAGTAA